A single Oryza brachyantha chromosome 8, ObraRS2, whole genome shotgun sequence DNA region contains:
- the LOC102699525 gene encoding probable LRR receptor-like serine/threonine-protein kinase At1g56140, producing the protein MTMRRCSSGGGDGHGWRRRLWVAVVACSWVAAARAQGQTKPAAATTDPVEAAALSTILGRWRTKPPKTWNTTGGDPCTGTAIDDTNIDNDPVINPGIKCDCSFNNSTVCHITKLRVYALNVVGQIPAELEKLTHLDNLNLMQNYLTGPIPSFIGKFPMKYLSLAINPLSGPLPKELGNLTNLMSLGISLNNFTGKLPEELGNLTKLEQLYIDSSGFSGPFPSTFSKLKNLKILWISDNDFTGKIPDFIGNLTNLEDLRLQGNSFQGPIPASLSKLTKLTSLRIGDIVNGTSSLAFISNLTSLNVLILRNCRISDNLGAVNFTKLAGLTLLDLSFNNITGEVPQSILNLKNLQYLFLGNNSLTGSLPDVKSSSLNNLDFSYNELTGSFPSWATNNNLQLNLVANKFNIRSNNNSILPSGLNCLQQDTPCLLGSPEYYSFAVDCGSNKSVRASDNTVYEVDATNLGGASYYVTGQTRWGISNVGKFNEAPNGSYLMYSSQQFQNPLDSELFQTARMSPSSLRYYGLGLENGNYTVLLEFAEFAYPDTQTWQSIGRRVFDIYVQGDLKERNFDVRKIAGGKSFTAINKRYNATVSKNFLEIHLFWAGKGTCCIPTQGYYGPMISALSITPNFTPTVRNGVPKRKSKAGAITGIVIGASVLVSAALLGIFLMIKKRRKVARQQEELYNLVGRPNIFTSAELKLATDNFSSQNVIGEGGYGPVYKGKLTDGRIIAVKQLSQSSHQGKNEFVTEVATISAVQHRNLVKLYGCCIDSSTPLLVYEYLKNGSLDRALFGHSTLNLDWPTRFEIILGVARGLTYLHEESSVRIVHRDIKASNVLLDIDLMPKISDFGLAKLYDEKKTHISTKIAGTFGYLAPEYAMRGRLTEKADVFAFGVVALEIVAGRSNTDNSLDNEKIYLFEWTWGLYEREEAIRILDPKLDEFDSEQALRVINVALLCTQGSPHQRPPMSRVMAILTGDIEMTEVVTKPSYITEWQLRGGNTSYISSTYNSRSTTNEFREQRESSPLTPSPTITGVTYDGR; encoded by the exons ATGACGATGAGGCGttgcagcagcggcggcggcgacggccatggctggcggcggcggctgtggGTGGCGGTGGTCGCGTGCTCGTGGGTCGCAGCGGCTCGAGCTCAGGGCCAGACGaagccagcagcagcaaccacTGATCCAGTCGAAG CCGCGGCGCTGAGCACCATACTAGGGAGATGGCGCACGAAGCCGCCCAAGACGTGGAacaccaccggcggcgaccccTGCACCGGCACCGCCATCGACGACACCAACATCGACAACGACCCCGTCATCAACCCCGGCATCAAGTGCGATTGCTCCTTCAACAACAGCACCGTCTGCCACATCACCAAGCT GAGGGTGTATGCTCTGAATGTTGTGGGTCAGATACCTGCAGAGCTGGAGAAGCTCACCCATCTGGATAACTT GAACCTCATGCAAAATTACTTGACAGGCCCCATACCATCATTTATTGGGAAATTTCCCATGAAGTACTT gagCTTAGCAATCAATCCACTATCTGGACCACTTCCAAAGGAACTCGGGAACCTCACAAATCTCATGTCATT AGGCATCAGCTTGAACAATTTTACTGGTAAACTTCCTGAAGAGTTGGGAAACTTGACCAAACTTGAGCAATT GTATATTGATAGTTCTGGCTTTTCCGGTCCATTCCCTTCGACGTTCTCAAAACTTAAGAACCTGAAGATCCT GTGGATATCAGATAATGATTTCACAGGGAAAATACCTGATTTTATTGGGAACTTGACTAACCTGGAGGATCT GAGGTTACAAGGAAATTCTTTTCAAGGACCGATCCCAGCAAGTTTATCCAAGTTAACCAAGTTGACAAGCTT ACGGATCGGTGATATTGTAAATGGGACCTCTTCGTTGGCCTTTATTAGCAACCTGACATCCTTGAATGTCTT AATATTGAGGAACTGCAGGATATCTGATAATCTTGGGGCAGTAAATTTTACTAAGCTAGCTGGATTAACCTTGCT GGACTTGAGTTTTAACAATATCACAGGCGAAGTTCCTCAGTCCATCCTTAATCTGAAGAACCTTCAATACTT GTTTCTTGGGAACAACAGCCTTACAGGAAGCCTGCCAGATGTGAAGAGCTCCTCACTAAACAATTT AGATTTTTCATACAACGAACTCACGGGAAGCTTTCCATCATGGGCTACCAATAACAATCTACAATT GAATTTGGTGgcaaacaaatttaatattcGTAGCAACAACAATAG TATCCTACCTTCAGGACTAAACTGCCTCCAGCAAGACACTCCTTGTTTACTCGGTTCTCCagaat ACTATTCCTTTGCAGTAGACTGCGGAAGTAATAAATCCGTGAGAGCCTCAGATAATACTGTGTATGAAGTAGATGCTACAAATCTTGGAGGTGCATCATACTATGTTACAGGGCAAACACGATGGGGTATCAGCAATGTAGGAAAATTCAATGAGGCCCCAAATGGAAGTTACCTTATGTATAGCTCTCAGCAGTTTCAAAATCCATTGGATTCAGAATTGTTCCAAACTGCCAGGATGTCACCATCATCGCTGAGATACTATGGACTTGGGCTTGAGAATGGAAATTACACTGTTCTTCTTGAATTTGCAGAGTTTGCTTATCCAGACACACAGACTTGGCAAAGCATTGGAAGGAGAGTTTTTGACATATATGTTCAG GGTGATTTGAAAGAAAGGAACTTTGATGTAAGGAAAATAGCTGGTGGAAAATCTTTTACTGCAATTAACAAAAGATACAATGCAACTGTATCGAAAAACTTCCTTGAGATACATTTGTTCTGGGCTGGCAAGGGTACTTGTTGCATTCCTACTCAAGGTTACTATGGACCGATGATCTCTGCATTAAGTATCACTCCAA ATTTTACTCCTACCGTGAGAAATGGAGTtccaaaaaggaaaagtaaAGCGGGTGCAATTACTGGCATTGTGATTGGTGCATCAGTTTTAGTATCAGCAGCGCTACTTGGAATATTTCTGATgataaagaagagaagaaaagtgGCAAGGCAGCAAGAAG aatTATACAACCTGGTTGGAAGGCCAAATATCTTCACAAGCGCAGAATTGAAATTAGCTACTGACAATTTCAGTTCTCAAAATGTGATTGGAGAAGGTGGATATGGGCCAGTATACAAG GGTAAGCTAACTGATGGAAGAATTATAGCTGTCAAACAACTTTCTCAATCATCTCATCAGGGGAAAAATGAGTTTGTGACAGAAGTTGCAACAATTTCAGCAGTGCAACATAGAAACCTTGTGAAATTGTATGGCTGCTGCATTGACAGTAGCACACCCTTGTTGGTTTATGAGTACCTCAAAAATGGAAGCCTAGACCGAGCACTCTTTG GACACAGTACCTTGAACCTAGATTGGCCAACACGCTTTGAGATCATTTTAGGTGTCGCTAGAGGCTTGACTTATCTTCATGAAGAGTCTAGCGTTCGGATTGTGCATAGAGATATCAAAGCCAGCAATGTCTTACTTGACATTGATCTCATGCCCAAAATCTCTGATTTTGGACTTGCCAAGCTCTACGATGAGAAGAAGACCCATATTAGCACGAAAATCGCTGGCACATT TGGCTATTTGGCACCTGAGTATGCAATGAGAGGTCGTTTGACTGAAAAGGCTGATGTTTTCGCATTTGGAGTAGTTGCTCTAGAGATAGTTGCTGGCAGATCAAACACTGACAATTCCCTCGACAATGAAAAGATCTATCTCTTTGAATGG ACTTGGGGGCTGTATGAAAGAGAGGAAGCAATCAGAATTTTAGACCCAAAACTCGATGAGTTTGACAGTGAGCAAGCCTTGAGAGTGATAAATGTCGCACTCTTGTGCACTCAAGGGTCACCGCACCAACGGCCACCAATGTCTAGGGTCATGGCAATTCTTACCGGAGATATTGAGATGACCGAGGTGGTGACAAAACCAAGCTACATCACCGAGTGGCAACTCAGAGGAGGGAACACTAGCTATATAAGCAGCACCTACAACTCTAGATCTACCACCAATGAATTTAGAGAGCAGCGGGAGAGCAGCCCTCTCACCCCGTCTCCAACTATAACCGGAGTCACATATGACGGAAGGTGA